From Calditrichota bacterium, one genomic window encodes:
- the kduD gene encoding 2-dehydro-3-deoxy-D-gluconate 5-dehydrogenase KduD — protein MLESFKLEGKVAIVTGASRGLGQGMAVGLAEAGATIIALSTNKDNLLETIKLVEQTGQQCIGMTCDVTDKENTKKAIENTLAKFGKIDILVNNAGTIRRSPAEKYSDEDWLTVLDTNLNSLFRLSREVGAEMIKQSSGKIINIASLLSFQGGITVPAYAASKGGVMQLTKALANEWAKHNIQVNAIAPGYFATDNTAALRENPERNRQINERIPAGKWGVPDDLKGTVVYLASKASDYVNGHILLVDGGWMAR, from the coding sequence ATTCTTGAGAGTTTTAAATTAGAAGGCAAGGTAGCAATTGTTACTGGTGCAAGCAGAGGCCTTGGCCAAGGTATGGCCGTTGGTTTAGCAGAGGCCGGTGCAACAATAATTGCATTAAGTACGAACAAGGACAATCTTTTAGAAACTATAAAACTGGTTGAGCAGACAGGGCAGCAATGTATAGGTATGACTTGCGATGTTACTGATAAAGAAAATACGAAGAAGGCAATTGAAAACACTCTTGCTAAATTTGGCAAAATTGATATTCTCGTAAATAATGCCGGAACAATCCGAAGGTCTCCTGCGGAGAAATATTCTGATGAAGATTGGCTCACAGTTCTGGATACCAATTTAAATTCATTATTCAGATTATCGCGCGAAGTTGGTGCAGAAATGATAAAACAATCGTCAGGAAAAATTATTAATATAGCATCCCTTCTCAGCTTTCAGGGCGGAATTACTGTACCGGCTTATGCGGCAAGTAAGGGTGGTGTAATGCAATTAACCAAAGCTTTGGCCAATGAATGGGCAAAACATAATATCCAGGTTAACGCAATTGCTCCCGGATATTTTGCCACAGACAATACTGCGGCTTTAAGGGAGAACCCGGAAAGAAATCGTCAGATAAATGAGCGCATCCCTGCCGGTAAGTGGGGAGTTCCTGATGACTTGAAGGGCACAGTTGTGTATCTCGCATCAAAAGCCTCAGATTATGTAAATGGCCATATTCTTCTTGTTGATGGTGGTTGGATGGCCAGATAA
- a CDS encoding DUF4861 domain-containing protein, whose protein sequence is MKYILILLFIAFITSCRQNHPLQKEYPNTISVSISNDSDIDRTDELISIKIKSLAEHFNANAFVVIDGQNELASQAIDLDSDGNFEEVAFLCTLKSRGEKTIKIIYAKEGKKTREYPKRTQAELSHKTGGKWVKREYEGGEFKNVSFLNLPPEHTDHSWYLRYEGPGWESDKVGYRFYMDWRNAVDIYGKKTPEMVLQNVGKDGFDSYHEMADWGMDILKVGSSLGIGSIGMWIADSAQRVEKTDSISCSIETNGVIQSSIKTNYFGWQIDNQSFNLSSSVTINAGSRLTKCDLKVRKNPSNLCTGIVKHDSAEVIKSNNAKSEWQYLATYGKQSLNNDNLGMAVIYKASELETLTEDKHSNVVVLKPSQGFITYYYLAAWELEPSGIKNKETFIGYLDDILKTLNNPISVRFN, encoded by the coding sequence ATGAAATATATTTTAATATTGTTATTTATCGCTTTTATAACAAGTTGCCGGCAAAACCACCCTTTGCAAAAAGAGTACCCAAATACTATTTCTGTTTCAATAAGTAATGACTCTGATATTGATCGTACGGATGAATTAATTTCAATTAAAATAAAAAGTTTAGCGGAGCATTTTAATGCAAATGCTTTTGTTGTTATCGATGGTCAAAACGAATTAGCAAGCCAGGCAATTGATTTAGATAGTGATGGTAATTTCGAGGAAGTTGCTTTTTTGTGTACCCTGAAGTCAAGGGGAGAAAAAACAATAAAAATCATTTATGCCAAAGAAGGCAAAAAAACAAGGGAATATCCAAAACGAACCCAAGCCGAACTGTCGCACAAAACAGGTGGTAAATGGGTAAAGCGTGAATATGAAGGCGGAGAATTCAAGAATGTTAGTTTTTTAAATTTGCCTCCGGAACATACAGATCATTCCTGGTATTTGCGTTATGAAGGACCCGGTTGGGAGTCTGATAAAGTAGGTTATAGGTTTTATATGGATTGGCGCAATGCGGTTGATATTTATGGTAAAAAAACTCCAGAAATGGTGCTACAGAATGTTGGAAAAGATGGATTTGATTCCTACCATGAAATGGCCGATTGGGGAATGGATATATTGAAGGTTGGCAGCTCTTTGGGAATTGGGTCAATTGGTATGTGGATTGCCGACAGTGCTCAACGGGTAGAAAAAACCGATAGCATTTCCTGTTCAATTGAAACTAACGGGGTAATTCAATCTTCAATTAAAACAAACTATTTTGGTTGGCAAATAGATAATCAATCATTTAATCTTTCATCGTCTGTCACTATAAATGCAGGATCTCGCCTGACAAAGTGTGATCTCAAAGTGCGGAAAAATCCTTCTAATTTATGCACAGGTATTGTTAAGCATGACTCTGCAGAAGTGATAAAATCAAACAATGCTAAAAGTGAATGGCAATATTTGGCTACATATGGCAAACAATCGCTTAATAATGATAATCTCGGAATGGCGGTTATTTATAAAGCAAGCGAGCTGGAAACTTTAACCGAAGACAAACATAGCAATGTTGTTGTGTTAAAACCTTCTCAGGGGTTTATTACTTATTACTATTTAGCAGCATGGGAGCTTGAGCCTAGTGGAATAAAAAACAAAGAGACCTTTATTGGCTATTTGGACGACATATTAAAAACACTTAATAATCCAATTTCAGTCCGATTTAATTAA
- the kduI gene encoding 5-dehydro-4-deoxy-D-glucuronate isomerase, with amino-acid sequence MDVRYVADNIRYQRMDTKELRDSYLVQNLFENNIITLLYVDIDRAIIGSAVPVKGDLKLEATKKQMAADYFTERREVGVINVGNKGSITVDGKKFELENRDVLYIGKESREILFSSEDSEEPAYFYIQSYPAHQVHPTQLIPFGQARKVDLGSKEEANERTIYQYIHLEGAKSCQLVMGFTQLAEGSIWNTMPAHTHMRRSEIYMYFGIDENNAVFHFMGEPDKTKHLVMRNRQAVISPSWSIHAGAGTKNYAFVWGMGGENQEFTDMDGVPLSEIL; translated from the coding sequence ATGGATGTACGATATGTAGCTGATAATATCCGTTATCAAAGAATGGATACAAAAGAATTACGCGACTCATATTTGGTGCAAAATCTGTTTGAAAATAATATTATAACATTATTATATGTTGATATTGACAGGGCAATTATTGGATCTGCCGTTCCTGTTAAAGGTGATTTAAAGTTAGAGGCAACAAAAAAACAAATGGCCGCTGATTATTTTACGGAACGTAGAGAAGTGGGTGTTATAAACGTTGGCAATAAAGGGTCAATCACAGTTGATGGTAAGAAATTTGAACTGGAGAACCGTGATGTACTTTATATAGGTAAAGAGAGCAGAGAGATACTTTTTAGTAGTGAAGACTCTGAGGAACCAGCATATTTTTATATCCAAAGCTATCCTGCCCACCAGGTCCACCCAACACAATTAATCCCATTTGGCCAAGCAAGAAAAGTGGATTTGGGAAGCAAAGAAGAGGCCAATGAGCGAACGATTTATCAGTATATTCATTTGGAAGGTGCAAAAAGTTGCCAATTAGTTATGGGATTTACCCAGTTGGCGGAAGGTAGTATTTGGAATACGATGCCTGCACACACTCATATGCGCCGATCAGAGATTTATATGTATTTTGGTATAGATGAAAACAACGCGGTTTTCCATTTTATGGGTGAACCGGATAAAACCAAACATCTTGTTATGCGAAACCGTCAAGCTGTTATTTCGCCAAGTTGGTCGATCCATGCTGGCGCAGGAACGAAAAATTATGCATTTGTTTGGGGCATGGGTGGTGAAAACCAAGAATTTACTGACATGGATGGTGTACCACTATCTGAGATTTTGTAA
- a CDS encoding T9SS type A sorting domain-containing protein: MKKLVFSALFILSFINNIFGQIYIATDGDDGNNGTNEQPYASFPKAISEVSPGDTIYVRGGVYNISTTIIINNSVSGQKDELITLTAFNDEVPVLDFSGLPSGDKGIKLESNYWHIKGLHITKAADNGMSIDSGSNNIIEQCQFYRNKDTGLQLNNGSSFNQIINCDSYYNADPPDYGDADGFAPKLSVGTGNYFYGCRAWGNCDDGWDGYLRGANDVSTTLENCWTWGNGYLENGENPGSKANGNGFKFGGGDNSNSEQLMHHMKLINCIAFNNKNKGFDQNNDVGSITLINCTGYNNLTANYRVQRVLNSGQYLIVKNCISLRGNAQFGSFAIQETNSWLSPFDATSNDFLNLDISYAPAPRMADGSLPEIELLHLAQGSDLIDSGVDLGYSFKGLAPDLGAFESDYTTSIENKGTPGSFYLSQNYPNPFNPGTTIRFSLVSAGMVNFSIFDVSGRRIETLINTWMGRGIHNVKFNAEHYPSGVYFYRIESQGYFETKKMIHVK; the protein is encoded by the coding sequence ATGAAAAAATTAGTATTTTCAGCACTATTTATATTAAGTTTTATTAATAATATTTTTGGTCAGATATATATTGCTACTGATGGTGATGATGGTAATAACGGAACGAATGAGCAACCCTATGCTTCATTTCCAAAAGCTATTTCTGAGGTTTCACCTGGAGATACGATTTATGTCCGTGGTGGTGTTTATAATATTTCAACAACAATAATAATTAATAACTCCGTAAGTGGACAAAAGGATGAACTAATCACTCTAACAGCTTTTAATGATGAGGTTCCCGTATTGGATTTTTCGGGGTTACCTTCCGGCGACAAAGGGATAAAATTAGAATCCAATTACTGGCATATTAAAGGTTTGCATATCACAAAGGCAGCAGACAATGGAATGAGTATCGATTCTGGTTCAAATAATATAATTGAACAGTGTCAGTTTTATAGAAATAAGGATACGGGTTTGCAACTCAATAATGGATCATCGTTTAATCAAATCATTAATTGCGATTCTTATTATAATGCTGATCCACCGGACTATGGCGATGCTGATGGATTTGCTCCAAAGTTATCGGTGGGAACGGGGAATTATTTCTATGGCTGCCGTGCCTGGGGTAATTGTGATGATGGCTGGGATGGATACTTACGTGGAGCGAATGATGTATCGACAACTTTAGAAAATTGCTGGACCTGGGGCAATGGATATCTCGAAAATGGGGAGAACCCTGGATCGAAGGCAAATGGTAATGGATTCAAATTTGGCGGTGGTGATAACAGCAATAGTGAACAATTAATGCATCATATGAAGTTGATAAATTGTATCGCCTTTAACAATAAGAATAAGGGATTTGATCAAAACAATGATGTTGGATCAATAACCCTGATTAATTGCACGGGTTATAACAATCTTACTGCAAATTACAGAGTGCAACGAGTCTTAAATTCGGGACAATATTTAATTGTAAAAAATTGTATATCTTTAAGAGGAAATGCTCAGTTTGGCAGCTTTGCTATTCAGGAAACCAATAGTTGGCTCTCTCCATTTGATGCAACCTCTAATGATTTTTTAAATCTGGATATATCGTATGCTCCTGCACCGCGTATGGCAGATGGGAGCTTACCCGAAATCGAATTATTACATCTGGCACAAGGCAGCGATTTAATAGATAGTGGTGTAGATTTGGGATATTCCTTTAAAGGATTAGCACCTGACCTTGGGGCTTTCGAAAGTGATTATACAACATCGATTGAAAATAAAGGTACCCCGGGCAGTTTTTATTTGTCACAGAATTATCCAAATCCGTTTAACCCTGGCACAACTATCCGGTTTTCGTTGGTTTCTGCCGGAATGGTTAATTTTTCAATTTTTGATGTTTCCGGGAGGCGGATTGAAACGTTGATAAATACCTGGATGGGGAGAGGCATCCACAATGTAAAATTTAATGCAGAGCACTATCCATCGGGTGTGTACTTTTACAGGATAGAAAGCCAGGGTTATTTTGAAACGAAGAAAATGATACATGTTAAATAG
- a CDS encoding glycoside hydrolase family 88 protein, with the protein MTLNYKIKSKLILSFSILIGIISCSEEKAKATSNQSVKNEIPVHIKMADSEMNRRADFLDYGKSDPNAKWNYQTGLFLKSLIDVWAETKEPKYFDYTKRVIDSFLEEDGTIKAYNMEDFNIDKINSGKVLLSLYKATNDEVYKKAADILREQLEKHPRTKAGGFWHKKRYPWQMWLDGIYMGSPFYAEYSQIFNQAQGFDDVVNQILLIDVRTRDPKTKLRYHAWDESNKQEWANPETGCSPNFWGRAMGWYAMALVDVLDYLPTNHPKREKVLFILNDLYAAIVKYQDKQTGLWYQVVDMPDEKGNYLEASASSMFVYAIAKAVNNNLIDSSFAAIAEKGYAGILDHLIKTDKNDQVNLTQVCSVAGLGGDPYRDGSFEYYINEPIAVNDLKGVGPFIMAGLQIAKLKPGH; encoded by the coding sequence ATGACTTTAAATTATAAGATAAAATCCAAACTAATATTATCATTTTCAATTTTAATAGGTATAATAAGTTGTTCAGAAGAAAAAGCTAAAGCAACATCAAATCAATCGGTAAAAAATGAAATCCCGGTGCATATAAAAATGGCTGACTCTGAAATGAATCGTCGGGCCGATTTTTTGGACTATGGAAAATCAGATCCGAATGCGAAATGGAATTACCAAACAGGCCTGTTTCTAAAATCACTCATCGATGTTTGGGCCGAAACAAAAGAGCCAAAGTATTTTGATTATACAAAAAGAGTGATCGATTCCTTTTTGGAAGAAGACGGCACAATCAAAGCTTATAACATGGAGGATTTTAATATTGATAAAATTAACTCCGGTAAAGTATTGTTAAGCTTGTATAAGGCTACGAACGATGAAGTTTATAAAAAAGCTGCAGATATCCTCCGGGAACAACTGGAAAAACATCCAAGGACAAAAGCGGGAGGTTTCTGGCATAAAAAAAGATATCCATGGCAAATGTGGCTCGATGGAATTTATATGGGATCACCTTTTTATGCAGAATATTCCCAGATATTTAATCAAGCGCAAGGGTTTGACGATGTTGTGAACCAAATTCTGTTAATTGATGTTCGCACGCGTGACCCCAAAACAAAATTGCGTTATCATGCCTGGGATGAAAGTAATAAACAAGAATGGGCAAATCCGGAAACCGGGTGTTCTCCAAATTTTTGGGGCAGAGCGATGGGATGGTATGCAATGGCGTTAGTTGATGTATTGGATTATTTGCCAACAAATCATCCAAAAAGGGAAAAAGTATTATTTATACTAAATGATTTGTATGCGGCAATTGTTAAATACCAGGATAAACAAACTGGATTATGGTATCAGGTTGTAGATATGCCTGATGAAAAAGGAAATTACCTTGAAGCTTCCGCATCATCAATGTTTGTTTATGCAATTGCAAAAGCAGTAAATAATAATTTAATAGACTCTTCTTTTGCGGCGATTGCAGAAAAAGGATATGCCGGTATTTTAGATCATTTGATAAAAACAGATAAAAATGATCAGGTAAACTTAACACAAGTATGTAGCGTTGCTGGTCTTGGTGGCGATCCATACCGTGATGGTTCTTTTGAATATTATATAAATGAACCTATTGCCGTAAATGACCTGAAAGGCGTTGGACCTTTTATAATGGCTGGGTTGCAAATAGCAAAGTTGAAACCAGGCCATTAG
- a CDS encoding cupin domain-containing protein: MKLFLVIFFITCGVICGQDKSENEQVKYTIDNCVTYFNPDEVDSTKVGWQFWFVDKKFADGFTLKMSNVEAKKATHPPHAHQEDEIFYVVEGKAEFILGDEKKTGGPNSSFYCPTGVPHGIRNIGDGVLKYLVIKTYLNVK; this comes from the coding sequence ATGAAGTTGTTTCTGGTAATATTTTTTATTACATGTGGAGTTATATGTGGTCAAGATAAATCAGAAAATGAACAAGTAAAATATACAATTGATAATTGTGTCACTTACTTTAATCCAGACGAAGTGGATTCAACAAAAGTAGGTTGGCAATTCTGGTTTGTAGATAAAAAATTTGCAGACGGTTTTACATTAAAAATGAGTAATGTCGAAGCCAAAAAAGCTACACATCCGCCACATGCGCACCAGGAAGATGAAATTTTTTATGTTGTTGAAGGAAAAGCAGAGTTTATACTGGGAGATGAAAAAAAGACAGGTGGACCAAATTCCAGTTTTTACTGTCCGACAGGTGTGCCGCATGGAATCCGCAATATCGGTGATGGTGTACTAAAATATCTTGTAATAAAAACCTATTTGAATGTTAAATAA
- a CDS encoding Gfo/Idh/MocA family oxidoreductase has product MKFVLIGTGNIAKTYISAIKNIDDTAIVGVVSNTLGSNSTFNNIDTFKTLKDVDREFDTVIVCSPNGLHHVDAIQSAKLKKHVLCEKPIDISIDSIDKMISACKQNGVKLGVAYQRRLSSDNPLVKQLLSSGKIGKIFSVDLAVKNYRDDDYYNSSAYRGTYKIDGGGPFIQQASHYIDLYYWFFGKPAKLVSKLNTFVHNIEVEDHGTAICVHDSGLIGTITASTATKPGFPAKMEVYSDKGYFIIENDIITQWEIDGLANPSSQSGTNTHSGSSSPFVDDTTNHELIIKDFINAVEENRDPFITGESAKNATEIILEIYKNQF; this is encoded by the coding sequence ATGAAATTTGTCCTGATAGGCACTGGAAATATTGCAAAAACATATATTTCTGCAATTAAGAATATTGATGATACAGCTATCGTTGGAGTAGTTTCGAATACTCTGGGCAGTAACTCAACTTTTAATAATATTGATACCTTTAAAACACTAAAAGATGTAGATCGTGAATTTGACACTGTAATAGTATGCAGCCCAAATGGACTTCATCATGTTGATGCAATTCAATCTGCCAAGCTAAAAAAACATGTATTATGTGAAAAACCGATTGATATTTCAATTGACTCTATTGATAAGATGATCTCTGCATGCAAGCAGAATGGAGTTAAGCTAGGCGTTGCCTATCAAAGAAGATTGAGTTCAGATAATCCCCTGGTAAAACAACTACTAAGCTCAGGCAAAATTGGTAAGATATTCTCAGTTGATTTGGCTGTTAAAAACTATCGAGATGATGATTACTATAATTCATCGGCTTATCGTGGAACTTACAAAATTGATGGAGGAGGTCCATTTATTCAGCAAGCTTCGCATTATATTGACTTATATTATTGGTTTTTTGGTAAACCGGCAAAACTTGTAAGCAAGCTAAATACATTTGTTCATAATATAGAAGTTGAGGACCATGGAACAGCAATTTGCGTTCATGACTCGGGACTAATAGGAACAATTACAGCATCAACGGCTACAAAACCAGGGTTCCCGGCAAAAATGGAAGTTTATTCTGATAAAGGTTATTTTATAATTGAGAATGACATTATTACGCAATGGGAAATAGATGGGTTGGCAAATCCTTCAAGCCAGTCTGGAACAAATACGCATAGTGGATCTTCAAGTCCATTTGTGGATGATACTACGAACCATGAGTTAATAATCAAAGATTTTATAAATGCTGTTGAGGAAAACAGGGATCCCTTTATTACAGGTGAGTCAGCTAAAAATGCTACAGAAATAATCTTAGAAATTTATAAAAACCAATTTTAA